TTTATCTGCTATCACATTTAATGAAATATCTCCTGAAAAAAAATTAGAGATAGGACCCTTTGAATTAGATTTTATAAGGGTAAATCACAGCGTTATTGATGGAGTAGCGGTTGCGATAAGGACCCCTTTAGGGGTGATAATCCACACTGGAGATTTTAAAATAAACCTTAGTGCAAACGATGGATCTATTACAGATATTAATAAATTTGCTTTATATGGACAAAAAGGCGTACTCGCATTGCTGTCAGATTCAACTAATGTTGAACGAGAAGGTTTTACCTTATCTGACCAGCAGATAGGGGACTCCATAGAAAAAATATTTTCAAGAAGCAATGGAAGAATAATTATAGCTCTTTTTGCTTCAAATATTGCAAGAATTCAGCAGGTAATAAATATTTGTGAATCAAGAGGCAGAAAAGTTTTTATAAACGGCAGAAGCATTGAAACAAGTTCGAATATTGCTAAATCCTTGGGATACCTTAAAATTCCAGATGGTATGCTCCTTGATATTACTAAACTTTCGGATATTCCAGATTCAAAGATTACCATAGTAATTACAGGCTCTCAAGGTGAGCCAATGTCCGCTCTTGCCCGTATATCCTCTGGAACTCATAAATATATAAAAGTAAAACAAGAAGATACAATAATACTTTCTTCTAAATTTATTCCTGGAAATGAAAAAGCTATATATCACATTATAAATTCTCTATATAGAAAAGGCGCTGATGTTATTTATGAAATGATTTCTGATATCCATGTATCTGGACATGCTTTTCAAGAAGAATTAAAATTAATGATAAAGCTTACAAAACCTAAATATTTTATACCTATACATGGGGAATATCGCCATCTTGTTCTTCATACAAGAATTGCCGCTCAGATCGGGCTGCCCCAGGAAAATATCTTGCTCGCAGAAAACGGTAGAGTTATTTCATTTAATCATAATGG
The sequence above is a segment of the Desulfobacterales bacterium genome. Coding sequences within it:
- a CDS encoding ribonuclease J produces the protein MMVIEYDEYIFIIDAGIMFPEDYMLGVDIVIPLMDYIKQKKNNILGLVLTHAHEDHIGAVPYLLKIVNVPIYATSFTLGMLKAKLEECTLLSAITFNEISPEKKLEIGPFELDFIRVNHSVIDGVAVAIRTPLGVIIHTGDFKINLSANDGSITDINKFALYGQKGVLALLSDSTNVEREGFTLSDQQIGDSIEKIFSRSNGRIIIALFASNIARIQQVINICESRGRKVFINGRSIETSSNIAKSLGYLKIPDGMLLDITKLSDIPDSKITIVITGSQGEPMSALARISSGTHKYIKVKQEDTIILSSKFIPGNEKAIYHIINSLYRKGADVIYEMISDIHVSGHAFQEELKLMIKLTKPKYFIPIHGEYRHLVLHTRIAAQIGLPQENILLAENGRVISFNHNGASINESVISGRVLVDGKGVGDVGRSVLKERRALSEDGLVAVTLGIDEATGIIIYGPKLLSKGFIFENETGHLLEDAKCVILEIVEDSLPIDKPEKLNKIRSEVQSNLRQYFKIAIKRRPVIMPFIFTI